A single Pseudodesulfovibrio aespoeensis Aspo-2 DNA region contains:
- a CDS encoding phage head morphogenesis protein: MPSDLKQRIQDTTLKSLTARNRYNDQVTAQLTQALKQAEDEVARAILQYRSLGSLPDNKLAALKGLEKLQGELDDVLRQLKRDQTLVFRKSTKDAFKGGIAQGISELTSASLPFYADLKPDSIDKLATKVFTIVDTNALDFMTQYNLTLAGDVNRELADGIKRVIMQGIIEGKGTDDIVRDLGRVVIYKDSFKQAGTKVFSKAQYRMEMIARTEVLRAHNMGRIKFHQHVGIEKLEWMTMGDERTCPVCGPLDGKTFPIDKFPGQPAHPFCRCTNLPVLSDIKLKNI, encoded by the coding sequence ATGCCATCGGACCTCAAGCAGCGCATCCAGGACACCACCCTGAAAAGCCTGACGGCCCGCAACCGCTATAACGACCAGGTCACGGCCCAGCTCACTCAGGCGCTGAAACAGGCCGAAGACGAGGTCGCCCGCGCCATTCTCCAGTACCGCTCCCTCGGCTCCCTGCCGGACAACAAGCTGGCTGCATTGAAAGGTCTGGAGAAACTGCAGGGCGAGCTGGACGATGTTCTGCGCCAGTTGAAACGGGATCAGACGCTTGTCTTCCGTAAAAGCACCAAGGATGCTTTCAAGGGCGGCATCGCTCAGGGTATTTCCGAGCTGACATCCGCATCGCTGCCTTTCTATGCCGACCTCAAGCCTGATAGCATCGACAAGCTGGCCACAAAGGTGTTCACCATCGTCGACACCAATGCCCTCGACTTCATGACGCAGTACAACCTCACGCTTGCCGGTGACGTAAACCGGGAACTGGCCGACGGAATAAAGCGCGTCATCATGCAGGGAATAATAGAAGGAAAAGGAACGGATGATATTGTCCGGGACCTCGGACGGGTTGTCATTTACAAAGACTCTTTCAAACAGGCCGGAACAAAAGTCTTCAGCAAGGCGCAGTACCGAATGGAAATGATCGCCCGGACTGAGGTGTTGCGGGCACACAACATGGGGCGAATCAAGTTCCACCAGCATGTCGGAATTGAGAAGCTGGAGTGGATGACCATGGGGGACGAGCGAACCTGTCCGGTATGTGGTCCGCTCGATGGTAAAACCTTTCCAATTGATAAATTCCCGGGGCAACCGGCACACCCATTCTGCAGGTGCACCAACCTTCCTGTGTTGAGTGATATCAAACTGAAAAATATTTGA
- a CDS encoding B12-binding domain-containing radical SAM protein: MNKSILLVYPEPDFDKDHRFGYSLQLLYLSSSLKDLDFKVKFVDYSVEKFDEQKFHESIDNIDCVIVELDAFPLKRSANVSNGFQIAQLTKEYRDEVLTVAIGKHCTLVNESIPVFDLTVSGEPEVELPRIINGFLAGGEIKNNFISLGTIADLSRVPFADRQLLDEEQIKGKRLNKKAHLAPSALLETSRGCPGSCSFCQRKGWDKKLRFFSEEKIYTDFQELIFSGINNIWITDENFTANLGRAKKILNKFAELKGTHSLKIAISSWAKIDKEFISVAQKAGVSVISFGVESKNRSILDYYKKSIDFKLLDEILEEADRVGVFTIGNFIVGAPDDDEETIQESLNYAIHSRFDDVNVKLLDYMIGSELYEGLPDKVKEGKIHLFSCSENGLSKYSKSELMAFKSDFVSKFQKLKRIKMLRKIKDNGTPYFLSSQIPQ, from the coding sequence ATGAATAAATCAATCCTTCTTGTTTATCCCGAACCCGATTTTGATAAAGACCATCGGTTTGGCTACTCACTGCAGCTTTTATACCTATCCTCTTCACTTAAGGATTTGGATTTTAAGGTAAAATTTGTTGACTATTCTGTTGAGAAATTTGACGAGCAAAAATTTCATGAAAGTATCGACAATATTGATTGTGTAATTGTTGAGCTTGATGCTTTTCCTTTAAAAAGATCCGCAAATGTATCCAACGGCTTCCAGATTGCTCAATTAACAAAAGAGTACAGAGATGAGGTTTTAACCGTTGCAATAGGAAAACATTGTACTCTTGTTAATGAATCTATTCCGGTCTTTGATCTCACGGTTTCCGGTGAGCCAGAAGTTGAACTTCCAAGAATCATTAATGGATTTCTCGCAGGAGGTGAAATAAAGAATAATTTTATCAGCCTGGGAACAATAGCTGATTTATCAAGAGTACCTTTTGCAGACAGGCAACTATTGGATGAGGAACAAATAAAGGGTAAGCGATTAAACAAAAAAGCACACTTAGCCCCTTCTGCATTACTGGAAACAAGTAGAGGCTGCCCTGGAAGCTGTTCTTTTTGCCAACGTAAAGGGTGGGACAAAAAGCTTAGGTTTTTCAGTGAAGAAAAGATTTACACTGATTTTCAGGAATTAATTTTCTCTGGGATAAATAATATCTGGATCACTGATGAAAACTTCACTGCGAACCTTGGACGAGCAAAAAAAATCTTGAACAAATTTGCCGAATTGAAGGGAACTCATAGCTTGAAAATTGCGATTAGTTCTTGGGCAAAAATCGACAAGGAGTTCATATCTGTAGCACAAAAAGCCGGGGTCTCAGTCATCAGCTTTGGCGTAGAATCCAAGAATAGAAGCATCTTAGACTATTATAAAAAAAGTATTGATTTTAAATTGTTGGATGAAATTTTAGAAGAAGCCGACCGAGTGGGTGTATTTACAATCGGTAATTTCATTGTAGGTGCACCTGATGACGATGAAGAGACGATTCAAGAATCACTTAATTATGCAATCCATAGTCGTTTTGATGATGTAAATGTTAAGTTGCTGGATTACATGATAGGCTCGGAACTATATGAAGGATTGCCGGACAAAGTGAAAGAAGGGAAAATTCACCTATTTTCTTGCTCTGAAAACGGGTTATCCAAGTATTCAAAAAGTGAACTCATGGCATTTAAGAGTGATTTCGTTTCAAAATTTCAAAAATTAAAAAGAATTAAAATGCTGCGTAAAATTAAGGATAACGGAACTCCTTATTTCCTGAGCAGTCAAATCCCCCAATAA
- a CDS encoding prenyltransferase/squalene oxidase repeat-containing protein, which translates to MGNKLPNLSVLKATTSLRAMLKEMLAKELELRRITKTASLLLMSGLSPSSIPKWIIDRCKNEQNEDGGWVAITDTIWNVVFLSLYDKNTHQEIIDNGINYLEANTNKSGLWGRSSRDMSRIPVSGLLLDMIPQLQKQCYLQKLEELWKSEINSLTYKAAYTLMAFSSSEYVPQDSKIISDTVSWLSMNQRQDGSFAPWKEHPVASDVFCTSIAILGLLRHKDMVPVDLFKNTLKWLEDNQLKNGIWAFHEIEDGASWGLHALKRLNEYLGTVNE; encoded by the coding sequence ATGGGAAATAAACTACCAAATTTATCCGTGTTAAAGGCTACTACTTCTTTGCGAGCTATGCTCAAGGAAATGTTGGCCAAAGAGTTAGAGTTACGACGAATTACCAAGACCGCCAGCCTGTTATTAATGTCTGGACTTTCACCCAGTAGTATACCCAAGTGGATTATTGATCGTTGCAAGAATGAACAGAATGAAGATGGGGGTTGGGTTGCTATCACAGACACTATCTGGAACGTCGTTTTCCTATCTCTTTATGATAAAAATACACATCAAGAGATTATTGATAATGGAATAAATTATCTGGAAGCAAACACGAACAAAAGTGGTTTATGGGGACGGTCTTCCAGGGATATGTCAAGGATTCCGGTATCGGGGCTTTTATTGGATATGATCCCCCAACTTCAAAAACAATGTTATTTGCAAAAATTAGAAGAGTTATGGAAATCAGAAATAAACTCGCTTACATACAAAGCTGCTTACACTTTAATGGCTTTCTCTTCCAGTGAATATGTTCCGCAGGACAGCAAAATAATAAGCGATACAGTCTCATGGCTTTCCATGAATCAAAGACAAGATGGAAGCTTTGCTCCTTGGAAAGAACACCCAGTCGCAAGCGATGTTTTTTGTACGTCGATCGCCATCTTGGGATTGTTGCGACATAAAGACATGGTCCCAGTTGATCTATTCAAAAACACACTTAAATGGCTGGAAGACAATCAATTGAAGAATGGGATATGGGCATTTCATGAAATTGAGGACGGTGCTTCTTGGGGCTTACATGCATTAAAAAGGCTCAATGAATACCTTGGAACTGTAAATGAATAA
- a CDS encoding amino acid--tRNA ligase-related protein, with product MKNESFISGMVTDIKCLGKITFITVSHGAETFNIVATHGQAVGYDKLKNLKINDYITINTNQQNGEIHAKELVGAEKSNKGVIPESANAKNYAILLNQIRNYFYDNNFFEVRLPSIHPGNNKGDIFEIDFFGKKARLSSSNALYSTVMAANMGKVYSIQRCYRAEPSKTSKHLSEFDMLEVSFVGHCFEDLICELSKFISDIFNRVSKIIPDQIKALPFEDIPIVSYADLNCKYGLLNKGLGKHEREISKNGPTTVIHFPSKISTWSALPIDDKYTYSLNFLAPGVGEVAEGCLRDTRESFLRCKFEKLDLCDQLNWYVDLNPLPNIKILSFGLGIERLAMWLFGITNIRAINCFYRDKNISETMKYGK from the coding sequence GTGAAAAACGAATCATTCATATCCGGCATGGTCACAGACATTAAATGTTTGGGGAAGATAACTTTTATAACAGTTTCTCATGGGGCCGAAACATTCAATATTGTCGCGACACACGGCCAAGCAGTTGGCTATGATAAGCTTAAAAACTTAAAAATAAACGACTACATAACAATAAATACAAATCAGCAAAATGGTGAGATTCATGCCAAAGAATTAGTTGGCGCAGAGAAAAGCAACAAGGGCGTTATTCCTGAATCAGCAAATGCAAAAAACTATGCGATATTGCTGAATCAAATAAGAAACTATTTTTATGACAACAACTTTTTTGAAGTCAGGTTGCCCAGCATCCATCCCGGCAATAATAAAGGTGATATTTTTGAGATTGACTTCTTTGGAAAGAAAGCCCGGTTGTCATCCAGCAATGCTTTATATTCTACGGTAATGGCTGCCAATATGGGAAAAGTTTATTCTATACAGAGATGTTACAGGGCAGAACCATCAAAAACCTCCAAGCACCTTTCTGAATTTGACATGCTGGAAGTGTCATTTGTAGGCCATTGCTTTGAAGATCTGATTTGTGAATTATCGAAATTTATCTCAGACATTTTTAATAGAGTAAGTAAAATAATTCCTGATCAAATAAAGGCGTTGCCATTTGAAGACATACCTATCGTTTCATATGCCGATTTGAATTGCAAGTACGGCCTTCTAAATAAAGGACTTGGAAAGCATGAACGTGAAATTTCAAAAAACGGCCCTACTACGGTTATTCATTTTCCTTCGAAAATTTCTACTTGGTCTGCATTGCCAATTGACGACAAATACACTTATTCATTGAATTTTTTGGCACCTGGTGTGGGTGAAGTTGCAGAAGGATGCCTACGAGATACAAGAGAATCTTTTTTGCGCTGCAAGTTTGAAAAACTTGATTTGTGCGACCAACTAAATTGGTATGTAGACCTCAATCCATTGCCAAACATAAAGATCTTATCATTTGGACTCGGAATTGAGCGATTAGCAATGTGGCTTTTTGGCATAACAAATATCCGAGCCATTAATTGTTTTTATAGAGACAAAAACATTAGCGAGACCATGAAATATGGGAAATAA
- a CDS encoding GNAT family N-acetyltransferase, whose translation MLLFDSHVHIGVAKIKNIEEGHSSLPAYNNATANTFSNYLRVSSAKGVTKCLAFPFPFNEVKRESANKYILECAQKEPTLILPLLLPDDIRSIEANITNIYGIKEHFYLEISNDVMFPIYDLLRKTGKVLLIHAHRNEWRKKISEISSNFPELKVIIAHCARKQPFSDEGLVDNVKDILAASKNRSNLYFETSTIRTNGASLAELINLVGDEHVLWGSDFPFYKDKDEDVYKLECEFISSSKLSDDSRKKILSENFRHLFQADNIWIRRACDHDSDTLINMLEGISEPERKLLAISAKSSFLKQMLRKPKHVFVAENSKGQILGFLRKSDRPENGALIEEVYVPANSRGSGIGRLLIESVTKALSYAEMKTYSSNDPMVNIAKKLGFTPTFTPKKTMINWRLG comes from the coding sequence ATGCTTTTATTTGATTCCCATGTTCATATAGGCGTAGCGAAAATTAAAAATATTGAAGAAGGGCACAGCTCGCTTCCGGCCTACAATAATGCTACAGCCAATACTTTTAGCAACTACCTTAGGGTCAGTAGTGCGAAGGGAGTTACAAAGTGCCTTGCATTCCCATTCCCTTTTAACGAAGTAAAAAGGGAATCAGCCAATAAGTATATACTCGAATGTGCACAAAAGGAACCGACATTAATTTTACCATTGTTGTTGCCTGATGACATAAGAAGTATAGAGGCCAACATTACCAACATATATGGGATAAAGGAACACTTCTACCTCGAAATCTCCAATGACGTAATGTTTCCCATTTATGATCTCCTTCGGAAAACAGGGAAAGTTTTACTTATTCATGCCCATAGGAACGAATGGCGAAAAAAGATATCTGAAATTTCATCTAACTTTCCAGAGCTTAAGGTGATCATAGCCCATTGTGCACGGAAACAACCATTCTCAGATGAAGGCTTAGTTGACAATGTTAAAGATATTCTCGCAGCAAGCAAGAATCGGAGCAATCTCTACTTTGAGACGTCTACAATCAGAACGAACGGAGCAAGTCTTGCGGAGTTAATAAATCTCGTGGGAGATGAGCATGTTCTTTGGGGATCGGATTTCCCGTTTTACAAAGACAAGGATGAAGATGTTTACAAACTCGAGTGTGAATTCATCTCATCTTCCAAACTCTCAGACGACTCAAGAAAGAAGATCCTTAGTGAAAATTTTCGGCATCTTTTTCAGGCAGATAACATTTGGATACGACGCGCATGTGACCATGACTCCGACACTCTCATTAACATGCTCGAAGGCATATCAGAGCCTGAAAGGAAATTGCTTGCCATAAGTGCGAAGTCATCGTTCTTAAAGCAGATGCTCCGCAAGCCAAAACACGTTTTTGTAGCAGAGAACAGCAAAGGACAGATCCTTGGATTCCTGAGAAAAAGTGACAGGCCAGAGAATGGTGCTCTCATTGAAGAAGTCTACGTGCCAGCCAATTCCCGTGGCAGTGGAATCGGACGACTACTGATTGAGTCGGTCACAAAGGCCTTGAGTTATGCTGAAATGAAAACGTACTCGTCCAATGACCCGATGGTCAATATTGCAAAAAAGTTAGGCTTCACGCCAACGTTCACTCCTAAAAAGACGATGATAAACTGGAGATTGGGGTGA
- a CDS encoding PqqD family protein: MNLDDIMHKFFILSDDYMLHRGNDGEKDFFLFNVSTGKIFKLNETSFTILESFSENVSFSAVVDNLTKKFSVEKGILINDLSGLMEKWTESGVLVENE; this comes from the coding sequence ATGAACCTTGATGACATAATGCACAAATTCTTTATTCTCTCCGATGACTATATGTTGCACCGGGGTAATGATGGAGAAAAGGACTTTTTCCTTTTTAATGTTTCAACAGGGAAAATATTCAAGCTCAACGAAACGTCCTTTACCATTCTGGAAAGTTTCTCCGAGAACGTATCCTTCTCTGCCGTCGTAGACAACCTGACAAAAAAGTTCTCGGTTGAGAAAGGCATCTTAATCAATGATCTTTCTGGTCTTATGGAAAAATGGACAGAGAGTGGCGTTCTTGTTGAAAATGAGTAA
- a CDS encoding radical SAM/SPASM domain-containing protein, with amino-acid sequence MTKITDDTSQVENSGFYIQWHFLESCNLRCRHCYQEDYKAQPVPVAQLDAIYAELSKAISTWKKNGRISLTGGEPFLEFEKLLHLLNKIEKDKAFYWAGILSNGTLIDDKKIAKLTKFKKLKEVQISIDGGTEQVHDLMRGKGSFSKAINGLEKLILVGIPTAVMFTLNQENAGSVADIIDLADRMGIDALTIERYTPLGNSDSDQLKLSADRLKEIYEQIKQKKKQIESSGRKLKIRTSRPLWHLIDESLGGFCPVGYSSLCIMHDGTAYPCRRLPIPIGNVLNDGIFKIWYKSDILWNIRRKNRMTSSCGTCEDLGRCGGCRAAAYAENGDYLAQDPLCWKYKTGESQ; translated from the coding sequence ATGACTAAAATAACTGACGACACCTCACAGGTTGAGAATTCGGGATTTTATATCCAATGGCATTTTCTGGAATCATGCAACTTGAGGTGTCGGCATTGCTACCAAGAAGATTATAAGGCTCAACCTGTGCCTGTTGCCCAGCTTGATGCAATATATGCTGAATTATCGAAGGCCATTTCAACATGGAAAAAAAATGGAAGGATTTCACTTACAGGAGGTGAGCCCTTTCTTGAATTTGAAAAGCTATTGCATCTCCTTAATAAGATCGAGAAGGATAAGGCTTTCTACTGGGCTGGGATCTTATCAAATGGAACTCTCATAGATGACAAGAAAATTGCCAAGCTCACAAAATTTAAGAAGCTGAAAGAGGTGCAGATCTCCATTGATGGTGGAACTGAACAGGTTCACGACCTTATGAGGGGGAAAGGGAGTTTCAGCAAAGCAATTAATGGTCTAGAAAAACTTATCTTGGTCGGCATTCCCACTGCCGTAATGTTCACTCTGAATCAAGAAAATGCAGGATCTGTAGCGGACATCATTGATCTGGCAGACAGAATGGGGATAGATGCGTTAACAATTGAGCGCTACACTCCCTTAGGGAATTCTGATTCTGATCAATTGAAGCTGTCCGCAGACAGATTAAAAGAAATTTATGAGCAGATTAAGCAGAAGAAAAAACAGATCGAGAGCAGCGGGAGAAAACTTAAGATCAGAACATCTCGACCGTTGTGGCATCTGATTGATGAATCTCTCGGAGGATTCTGCCCAGTCGGTTATTCAAGTTTATGCATTATGCATGATGGAACGGCATATCCTTGCAGGCGGCTACCTATCCCCATAGGCAACGTACTTAACGATGGTATTTTTAAGATTTGGTACAAGTCAGATATTCTGTGGAATATAAGACGAAAAAATCGAATGACATCCTCATGTGGCACATGTGAAGACTTGGGCCGCTGCGGAGGTTGCAGGGCTGCTGCTTATGCAGAGAACGGGGATTATTTAGCGCAAGATCCATTATGCTGGAAATATAAAACAGGAGAATCACAATGA
- a CDS encoding helix-turn-helix domain-containing protein, with amino-acid sequence MESQDKWLTIEELSGYLKMSRSKLYQMAQKGELPGSKIGTQWRFDRDEIDVWVKSKKFKEFQ; translated from the coding sequence ATGGAATCACAAGACAAATGGCTGACCATCGAGGAGCTTTCCGGCTATCTGAAAATGAGCCGCAGCAAGCTCTATCAGATGGCCCAAAAAGGCGAGCTGCCCGGTTCCAAGATCGGAACCCAGTGGAGGTTTGACCGGGACGAGATTGACGTCTGGGTTAAAAGTAAGAAATTTAAGGAATTTCAATGA
- a CDS encoding DNA adenine methylase: MELFATDLERLAFLLEADAALTLDPDVLGSEAAEQSAPEELPPEKRPKYITNYIGSKQKLVDWIWKHTPEGTGTVLDAFSGSAVVAYMYKTKGLQVIANDRLRYCHHAAKAIIENNSVRLSEDEIEALLADNAKAGSFVQDNFKGIFFAKGVHALIDTIRANCDKLSGFKKDIALFGLGKTCMSGKGGFGHFSSSTDYGRRQDTPDEFKDRLRKNLQRINALVFDNDKENKAYRQDINDLLPKAKADLAYFDPPYATEFSTTNYERAYHFVEGLMTYWEGLEIKADTKVKYYETDHKTVTKANASEFFQTFLGNAKHIPHWLISYRDHAYPNEQEMKRIIGSFGKQSRMKSKDHHYAITSKHGEASNAKERLFVCAPGAKASAEREEKPVPMAAAANFHTSIPVDIRLGEGERLTTEAMDVGSAGDPQFSFVLCRTGTNKNGDHFTAEELSGRHMTAVNKKVDLQHSQEFNDIVGGIVAADYLEDDNGGRVECVGELYVHDTPAARLAYKLMKRGIISQVSMECDYQEGECSVCHKRFQNKADYCTHLRKFKGRDFNGQPVFEILHGVTFTGLGLLDRKGADENARILQVASLQSQPDQSQPEGDSTMEDKTKPTDEPAVEAAKKKPAQQEGDPARVTDLEKENRQLKAQVAELQKRVQELEAEQKAAACRSRAKKLLIRLEKQGLSFASDEDREAELKRLAELSDEAFAATEAAYERLPKSAKADKDKEEKPADSDQGGKPAAKASTETPLRSDAGVRPHDVDDRKVSLEDRLRDGFMAAYRNRVGEDSPEHSEHNA, translated from the coding sequence ATGGAACTGTTCGCCACAGACCTGGAAAGGCTGGCGTTTCTACTGGAGGCCGATGCGGCGCTGACTCTCGATCCCGATGTGCTCGGGTCCGAAGCCGCCGAACAGTCCGCTCCTGAAGAGCTCCCTCCCGAGAAACGCCCCAAATACATCACCAACTACATCGGCAGTAAGCAGAAGCTCGTCGACTGGATCTGGAAGCATACCCCGGAAGGCACTGGCACGGTGCTGGATGCCTTTTCGGGGTCTGCGGTCGTGGCCTACATGTACAAGACCAAGGGCCTCCAGGTCATCGCCAACGACCGGCTCCGCTACTGCCACCATGCCGCCAAGGCGATCATCGAGAACAACTCGGTTCGCCTGAGCGAGGACGAGATCGAGGCGCTCCTGGCCGACAACGCCAAGGCGGGCAGCTTTGTTCAGGACAACTTCAAAGGCATCTTCTTCGCCAAGGGCGTCCACGCGCTGATCGACACCATCCGCGCCAACTGCGACAAGCTCTCCGGCTTCAAGAAAGACATCGCCCTGTTCGGCCTCGGCAAGACCTGCATGAGCGGCAAGGGCGGCTTCGGCCACTTCTCGTCGTCCACCGATTATGGCCGCCGTCAGGACACCCCCGACGAATTCAAGGATCGACTGCGCAAGAACCTGCAGCGTATCAACGCCCTGGTCTTCGACAACGACAAGGAGAACAAGGCATACCGGCAGGACATCAACGACCTGCTGCCGAAAGCCAAGGCGGATCTGGCCTACTTCGATCCGCCCTACGCCACCGAGTTTTCGACCACCAACTACGAGCGGGCCTACCACTTCGTGGAGGGGCTCATGACCTATTGGGAAGGGCTCGAAATCAAGGCCGACACCAAGGTCAAATATTACGAGACCGACCACAAGACCGTCACCAAGGCCAACGCCAGCGAGTTCTTCCAGACCTTTCTCGGCAACGCCAAGCACATCCCGCACTGGCTGATCTCCTACCGCGATCACGCCTATCCCAACGAGCAGGAGATGAAGCGGATCATCGGCTCCTTCGGCAAACAGAGCCGGATGAAGTCCAAGGATCACCACTACGCCATCACCTCCAAGCACGGCGAGGCTTCAAACGCCAAGGAGCGTCTGTTCGTCTGCGCCCCCGGGGCCAAGGCCAGCGCCGAGCGGGAGGAGAAACCCGTTCCGATGGCCGCCGCCGCGAACTTCCACACCAGCATCCCCGTGGATATCCGGCTGGGCGAAGGCGAACGCCTCACGACCGAGGCCATGGATGTCGGCTCGGCGGGCGACCCCCAATTCAGCTTCGTGCTCTGCCGCACCGGCACCAACAAGAACGGCGATCACTTCACCGCCGAGGAGTTGTCCGGTCGGCATATGACGGCCGTGAACAAGAAGGTCGATCTGCAGCATTCACAGGAGTTCAACGACATCGTGGGCGGCATCGTCGCCGCCGACTACCTGGAGGACGACAACGGCGGCCGCGTGGAATGCGTCGGTGAGCTGTACGTCCACGACACCCCGGCCGCCCGGCTGGCTTACAAGCTGATGAAGCGCGGGATCATCTCCCAGGTCTCCATGGAGTGCGACTACCAGGAGGGCGAATGCTCGGTCTGCCACAAGCGCTTCCAGAACAAGGCCGACTACTGCACCCACCTGCGTAAATTCAAGGGCCGTGATTTCAATGGCCAACCCGTTTTCGAGATTCTGCACGGCGTCACTTTCACCGGACTGGGACTGCTCGACCGCAAGGGCGCGGACGAGAACGCCAGGATTCTGCAGGTGGCGTCCCTTCAGAGCCAGCCCGACCAATCCCAACCCGAAGGAGATTCCACGATGGAAGACAAAACCAAACCTACCGATGAACCGGCCGTCGAAGCGGCCAAGAAGAAACCCGCCCAGCAGGAAGGCGATCCCGCTCGCGTTACCGACCTGGAAAAGGAAAACCGGCAGCTCAAGGCCCAGGTCGCCGAGCTGCAGAAACGCGTCCAGGAACTGGAAGCCGAACAAAAGGCGGCCGCCTGCCGCTCCCGGGCCAAGAAGCTGCTCATCCGGCTGGAGAAGCAAGGGCTCTCCTTTGCTTCCGATGAGGACCGGGAAGCCGAGCTGAAACGCCTGGCCGAACTGTCCGACGAAGCCTTCGCCGCCACCGAGGCCGCTTACGAACGCCTGCCCAAATCGGCCAAAGCGGACAAGGACAAGGAAGAGAAACCCGCCGACAGCGACCAGGGCGGCAAGCCCGCCGCCAAGGCGTCGACGGAAACCCCGCTGCGCAGTGACGCTGGTGTCCGTCCCCACGATGTGGATGACCGCAAGGTGTCGCTCGAGGATCGTCTGCGCGACGGGTTCATGGCCGCTTACCGCAACCGTGTCGGCGAGGACTCTCCCGAACACTCGGAACACAACGCATAA
- a CDS encoding HK97-fold major capsid protein yields the protein MKTNQLKIHSQEYMETMARLMSEALESPEGMRALAAAIAAPIEQEIKRKEISSLLLTKHTLPKGERPVYQKKPTVKAHWISKDGDAQEQEVGKDEVEFPTNRIHSNPMVDVSVLKNGNIGTLMDIQTSAADAIRKEMDRRTISVLSSAIPASNIIEVTGDVLTEEALNEAISIIEDLELSVKYIVMRGRRFNDMRGWNLDPQTKLELRQKGVIKNYGTGGILLTASMPLDEIIIVPDEEVGKMPVRENLKTESIDQKTRFKTGWLVWSEIGQGITRPDIMAKVKLVP from the coding sequence ATGAAAACCAATCAGTTGAAGATTCATTCCCAGGAATACATGGAAACCATGGCGCGGCTCATGAGCGAGGCTCTCGAGTCGCCGGAAGGCATGCGGGCATTGGCCGCCGCCATTGCCGCGCCTATCGAACAGGAGATCAAGCGCAAGGAGATCTCCTCGCTGTTGCTCACCAAGCACACGCTGCCCAAGGGCGAACGCCCGGTCTACCAGAAGAAACCGACCGTCAAGGCCCACTGGATCAGCAAGGATGGCGACGCCCAGGAGCAGGAGGTGGGCAAGGACGAGGTCGAGTTCCCCACCAACCGTATCCACTCCAATCCGATGGTGGATGTTTCCGTCCTCAAGAATGGCAACATCGGCACGCTGATGGACATCCAGACCAGCGCCGCCGACGCCATCCGCAAGGAGATGGACCGCCGTACCATCTCGGTGTTGTCCTCGGCCATCCCGGCGTCCAACATCATCGAGGTCACCGGTGACGTGCTCACCGAAGAGGCGCTGAACGAGGCCATCTCGATCATCGAGGACCTGGAGCTTTCGGTGAAGTACATCGTCATGCGCGGCCGCCGGTTCAACGACATGCGCGGCTGGAATCTCGATCCCCAGACCAAGCTCGAGCTGCGTCAGAAGGGTGTCATCAAAAACTACGGCACCGGCGGCATTCTGCTGACCGCCTCCATGCCGTTGGACGAGATCATCATCGTCCCGGATGAAGAGGTCGGAAAGATGCCGGTTCGCGAGAACCTGAAGACGGAGTCCATCGACCAGAAGACCCGCTTCAAGACCGGCTGGTTGGTGTGGTCCGAGATCGGTCAGGGCATTACCCGCCCCGACATCATGGCCAAGGTCAAACTGGTTCCGTAA
- a CDS encoding phage virion morphogenesis protein translates to MGVRRTGDWDKARAKLTTGMGPRLATALRQATIRNALFLVREIQRGIRSQAPGGQAFVKLAESTIERKGSSKALIDTGFLVNAITQKIMADKAFVGLLRGTVNKDGEDMVNIGAVMEYGATIKHPNGATIIIPARPFLHPVMEKYREQILQNYREAIRSAL, encoded by the coding sequence ATGGGCGTTAGGCGGACCGGTGACTGGGACAAGGCCCGCGCCAAGCTGACCACCGGCATGGGGCCGCGCCTGGCCACGGCCCTGCGTCAGGCCACGATCCGCAACGCTCTTTTTCTGGTGCGCGAGATCCAGCGGGGGATTCGCTCCCAGGCCCCGGGCGGACAAGCCTTCGTGAAACTCGCCGAGAGCACCATCGAGCGCAAAGGTTCCAGCAAGGCGCTCATCGACACCGGCTTTCTCGTCAACGCCATCACCCAGAAGATCATGGCCGACAAGGCGTTCGTCGGCCTGCTGCGCGGCACCGTCAACAAGGATGGGGAAGACATGGTGAACATCGGTGCCGTCATGGAGTACGGGGCCACCATCAAACATCCGAACGGCGCGACCATCATCATCCCCGCCAGACCCTTTCTGCATCCGGTGATGGAGAAGTACCGCGAGCAGATCCTCCAGAACTATCGCGAGGCGATCCGCTCCGCGCTTTGA